CCAGGAAATATGGGACGCGATCGCGCTACGCTTGCTTGTTCCAAAAACACTTTTACTGCTGGCAATTTCGCTAAAAATTCTTGATAAGCAGGATTTTGACGCGCTTTGAGATTTACTGGTAAATACCCCGTACCTAGCGCCCACTCTGTTTGAAATTCCTCACTTAAAACATACTCTGCAAAGGTAAAGGCAGCACGTTCTCGTTCTGGATTAGTTTTTAAAATGAATAAATTTTCCCCACCTGTAGCTGTTGCTGATTTCACCCCTGCGGGAATGGGAAACACATTAAAATCAACGCCTGTCGATTGTAGTTGTCCGAGTGTCCAAGGCCCAGTTAGCTGCATAGCTACTTTACCAGCAAGGAAACCATCTAACTCATAACCGCGTTCTGGCAAAGATAAGACAGCAGAACCATCTTTAATTAAATTCTGCCAAAATTCTAAGGCGGCGATCGCTCCTTGATTTACTAAATTTACATTCTTGGCAGTGGCATCTTTCCCCGCATCAATCAGTTCCCCGCCACCACTCCACATAAACGGCAACCAATTAAATACCGTCCACTCTCCTTTTCCCAAAGGTAACAGCATCCCATGTTGATCTATCTGGTTGTCGCCATTGGTATCAACTGTTAATTTCCGCGCCACTTGACGCAACTCCTCCCAGGTTTTCGGCAACTGAGTAATTCCCGCAGCTTTAAATAAGCTAGGACGATAAAAAATCCCGACATTATTCGTACCAAAAGATACCGACCAAGTATGCCCCCCATATTCCATCGCTTCAAATAAGGCTGGGTCAATCTGATCTTTTAATGGTGATGTTGCCAGCAAATCTTCCAACGGGCGAATTGCGTTTAATTCTACTAATTGACCAGTCAGCATTGGGGAAAACCAGAGCAAATCAGGAACAGCATTCCCCACCACAGCAGCCAAAATTTTTGGCAATTGCTGGTCTGGTTGTCCAATATATAATGATTCAACTTGAATGTTGGGATGTGTTTGATTAAATTTGTTTACAAGTGATTGCAATACATCTCGGTTAGGTGGTGGATTTACACCTTGCCAGAGTGTTAAATTGATCGCGCCCTCTGTGTGGGTCGGTTTGGCTACTAGCTGACATCCTGTTATCCCTAGTAGGAGAATACTCAAAATCAAGCTGATGCTGATATTTATGCCTTGCTGTTGTAAAAATTTCCGACTTTTTTGCCATGCTATCGCTCTTGTTGGCAAACTGCTAGTTAAACGAAATAAGGTAAAAATATTTTCCATATAAAAATAATAAAATAATCATTTAATTTATGGCAATAATTATGGTTTTGATTAATTAACCACAGATGAACACAGGTCAAAATGATTACTGAGCAATATATGGATGCGATTAAAACTATGTTAATTGCTGATGCTGCTCCTGATATTTTGTATTTAGATACTTTGGAAGCTTTTTTAGTAAGGAAATATGGGGTTATTCAAAATTAAAATTATTACAGCAAAAAAGATTTTGATTTAGCTGATATTCAACCAGCGTGGCTTAATGCCTTCCATCAAAATGGTAAAATTTACGGTTTACCTCAATATTTTTCTACTTTTTATAGCAAAAAGGCTTTTAATGAAGTAAAACTAAAACAACCTCCTAAAACTTGGCAGCAGGTTTTAGAATACTCTAAAAAACTTACTTAATCAAACATAAACTGGTGGCAAGCAAAGGAGGCGAAGGAGGCATTAGAATAAAATATGCAGGATAGCACAGCAAAACTCCAGGCAGGAATGTCTATAACCCCAACTGCGTCAGCCGATGAAATTAACGAACCAACGCAACAGACAGTACTGCTTAATCGGATTGTTTTCGATATCCGCAATACGCTAATTGTAGATGAAATTCTCCAAAAAACTGTTGATAGCTTACATCAAGCACTGAATTTGAGCGGTTGTGCAAGTTTTCAGCCAAATTCCAGCAATTTATTGAAAGTTAGCCACGTCAGCGTTGCTACTGTTCATGGGGAAAAGCTGATTGGTACAACTAGCAAAATTTATACTGATTACTATCAAGCATTATCGCAAGGCGAAACAGTAGTTATAGAAAATATTGAGGCAAGTCTCGCACTTGAAATTCAGTCAGCAGATATAGCTGATGGGATTAGCCGTTTGATCCTGGTTCCGCTAGTATATGAGCAGAAATATTTAGGCGGAATTAGTTTGTTTCAATTTGATCTAAAAAGGGAATGGACTACTAAAGAATTATATTTTGTAGAAGCGATCGCCCAACACTGTGCAGTTGCTCTTTACCAAGCAAAATTGTATCAAAAAGCACAAACAGAAATTGCCCAGCGACAGCAATCAGAAACTTTATTACTCCAAACTACTTCAGAACTGCACTCACTGTTTCAAGTATTTCCTGATATATATTTTCGTCTAGCTAGCGATGGCACTATTTTAAGTTACCACGCTGGCGCATCGGTGGAATTATATGTAGCACCAGAGAAGTTTCTTAATAAACGTCTGCAAGATGTTTTGCCAGAAAATGTGGGGGATCAATGTTACAAAGCATTTCTTCAGGTTTTGGAAACTAACTCGTTAGTAGCTGTAGAATACTCATTACCGCTACCTAGTGGTGAAAAGAATTTTGAAGCTAGGTTCTTGCCATCACAGGATCAGCAAGTAATCGTGATTGTGCGTGAGATTACTCAGCGTAAGCAAATAGAATTAGCACTACAAGCAGCTAAAGAACAGCTAGAAATTAAAGTTACTGAACGTACTGCTCAATTAACTAATGCTAACGCGCAATTACAAACAGAAATTTCGGAACACCAGTGGACAGCAAATCTGTTAGCTGGTCAAAATCGCATCATGGAAATGATTGCCAAAGGTGCATCGCTTCGCTCATGTTTAAATGTAATTGCTCAGTTTATTGAAAAACAGTCTGGTGAAGTTGCGTGTGCGATCGCGCTGCTGGCAGAAAATGGAATTAATTTGAAATCTTATATCGCTCCTAGTCTGCCTAAAAACTATCTCCAAAGCCTTAAGTTACTAGGAATTAGCCCAAATTTTGCTTCATGCGACATCGGCGATTGTTATCGGCAAACTGTAATTGTATCAGATATTGCTACTGATCCCAAGTGGCAAAACTTTAGGAATTTAGGATTAAGTAATGGGTTACGAGCTTGTTTTTCGACACCGATATTAGCAACTTCCGGTGACGTATTAGGTATTTTAGAACTGTACTATCGCACACCGCGTCCGCCTAATTTGAGCGATCGCAAATTGGTTGATATCTTTACTCAAATAGCAGGAATTGCGATCGAGCGTCAACGAGTAGAAGAGTCTCGGCAAAGAAGCAAACAGCGATTCCAAAATTTAGTAGAAACTACTAGCGATTGGGTGTGGGAGGTAAATGAAAACGCGGTTTATACTTACGTTAGCCCCAAAATTCGCGATTTATTAGGTTATGAACCAGAGGAAATTTTAGGTAAAACTCCTTTTGATTTGATGCCAGCAGAAGAAGCTAAACGTATTGCTAACACTTTTTCGGCAGTTTTTACCGCACAACAACCAATATCAGGATTAGAAAATACTAATTTGCACAAAAATGGTCATCAGGTAATTTTAGAAACCAGTGGTGTGCCAATTTTTGATGCCGATGGAAATTTTAGGGGATATCGTGGTATTGACCGAGATATTACTGAACGCAAACAGGCTGAAGAAGCTTTGCGAATTAGTGAAAATCGTTTACGAGCAATTATTGATGCTGAACCAGAATGTGTAAAATTAGTTGCTGCCGATGGTACTTTACTAGAAATTAATCCTGCTGGCAGAGCGATGATTGAGGCAGATAATGCTGAAGCAGTGATTGGTAAATCAGTTTATGATTTAGTTGCTCCTGAATATAGACAAGCGTATCAAGCATTAAATGAAAGAGTTTGTCAAGGTAATAAAGGTAAGCTCGAAGTAGAGTTTATTGGATGCAAAGGAAAGCGTATATGGATGGAAACTCATGCAGTACCTTTGCGGAATGAAGCTGATGGCAGTTTAATCCAATTAGCGATCGCTCGTGATATTACTGAACGCAAACAGACAGAGCAAGCACTTAAAGAAAGCGAAGAAAAGTTCCGTAATTTAGTTGAGTATACTAACGATTGGGTGTGGGCAAGTAATCTTGATGGCTTATTTACCTACGTTAATCCTAAAGTGCGGGATATTTTAGGATATGAACCCCAGGAAATCATTGGTAAAACTGTTTACGAATTGATGTCTGTGGATGAAGCAAATCGCTTTGCTGAAGTTCTTCAGCCGTTTATCTCTAATGGAGAACCGTTCAATAATTTGGAAAAAACACTAATTCATAAAAATGGTCATCGAGTTATTTTAGAAAGTAGTGGTTCTCCTGTGTGCGATCGCCAAGGAATTTTACAAGGTTATCGCGGCATAACTCGTGATATTACCGAGCGCAAACACGCAGAACAAGAGATGGTTAAGGCGCTAGAAAAAGAAAAAGAACTTAGTGAACTTAAATCTAGTTTTGTGTCAATGACATCCCATGAGTTTCGCACGCCGATGT
This genomic window from Oculatellaceae cyanobacterium contains:
- a CDS encoding PAS domain S-box protein codes for the protein MQDSTAKLQAGMSITPTASADEINEPTQQTVLLNRIVFDIRNTLIVDEILQKTVDSLHQALNLSGCASFQPNSSNLLKVSHVSVATVHGEKLIGTTSKIYTDYYQALSQGETVVIENIEASLALEIQSADIADGISRLILVPLVYEQKYLGGISLFQFDLKREWTTKELYFVEAIAQHCAVALYQAKLYQKAQTEIAQRQQSETLLLQTTSELHSLFQVFPDIYFRLASDGTILSYHAGASVELYVAPEKFLNKRLQDVLPENVGDQCYKAFLQVLETNSLVAVEYSLPLPSGEKNFEARFLPSQDQQVIVIVREITQRKQIELALQAAKEQLEIKVTERTAQLTNANAQLQTEISEHQWTANLLAGQNRIMEMIAKGASLRSCLNVIAQFIEKQSGEVACAIALLAENGINLKSYIAPSLPKNYLQSLKLLGISPNFASCDIGDCYRQTVIVSDIATDPKWQNFRNLGLSNGLRACFSTPILATSGDVLGILELYYRTPRPPNLSDRKLVDIFTQIAGIAIERQRVEESRQRSKQRFQNLVETTSDWVWEVNENAVYTYVSPKIRDLLGYEPEEILGKTPFDLMPAEEAKRIANTFSAVFTAQQPISGLENTNLHKNGHQVILETSGVPIFDADGNFRGYRGIDRDITERKQAEEALRISENRLRAIIDAEPECVKLVAADGTLLEINPAGRAMIEADNAEAVIGKSVYDLVAPEYRQAYQALNERVCQGNKGKLEVEFIGCKGKRIWMETHAVPLRNEADGSLIQLAIARDITERKQTEQALKESEEKFRNLVEYTNDWVWASNLDGLFTYVNPKVRDILGYEPQEIIGKTVYELMSVDEANRFAEVLQPFISNGEPFNNLEKTLIHKNGHRVILESSGSPVCDRQGILQGYRGITRDITERKHAEQEMVKALEKEKELSELKSSFVSMTSHEFRTPMSTILSSSELLEHYHNKFTEEKRLAHLHRIQSAIHQMTQLLNDVLTIGRAEARQLKFQPELLDLENFCQKFTEEMQLSIGNSHKIIFSKQGKNRPTYMDEKLLRHIFSNLLSNAVKYSPQGSTIFWKLDFESVRAATPVESRAIFQVQDQGIGIPETDQKRLFDSFFRGTNVGMIPGTGLGLAILKNCVDLHGGEISLSSQVGVGTTFTVILPLHYEASLERNPQIYEDQDYGIV
- a CDS encoding ABC transporter substrate-binding protein encodes the protein MENIFTLFRLTSSLPTRAIAWQKSRKFLQQQGINISISLILSILLLGITGCQLVAKPTHTEGAINLTLWQGVNPPPNRDVLQSLVNKFNQTHPNIQVESLYIGQPDQQLPKILAAVVGNAVPDLLWFSPMLTGQLVELNAIRPLEDLLATSPLKDQIDPALFEAMEYGGHTWSVSFGTNNVGIFYRPSLFKAAGITQLPKTWEELRQVARKLTVDTNGDNQIDQHGMLLPLGKGEWTVFNWLPFMWSGGGELIDAGKDATAKNVNLVNQGAIAALEFWQNLIKDGSAVLSLPERGYELDGFLAGKVAMQLTGPWTLGQLQSTGVDFNVFPIPAGVKSATATGGENLFILKTNPERERAAFTFAEYVLSEEFQTEWALGTGYLPVNLKARQNPAYQEFLAKLPAVKVFLEQASVARSRPIFPGYNRISENLGRAIEAVLLGKKSPQEALKASQQRLDLFFN